The following are from one region of the Candidatus Binatia bacterium genome:
- a CDS encoding tetratricopeptide repeat protein — MKLTRRSGTLLSTAVLAGAAMVAGCAVPRMLQEPFEKGVYRDILERQEQNIPIDDDKLKKLPALTGADYERLGDTYLSRGQLGMARAKYQKALELEPSEWRLQYKVGTIYLRENNPSEALPYFREMIKHDPSSAYGYEGEGRALLAMKDHEAAEKSLEKAVHLDSSSWKAQLALGMLYDDLGRIDEAIAAYEAALRIRPGEASILNDLGVAYYLRKDYAKSIETLEKALRTARPEDRKRVYNNLGRAYARTGAYPRAVDAFRRGTDLPTAYNNVGVVLLEQDKPAEAAGCFEKAIASAGSYYAAAHDNLAAAEDRARGAKGGGGQIACP, encoded by the coding sequence GTGAAACTCACTCGTAGAAGCGGGACCCTTCTGTCCACGGCGGTTCTGGCCGGAGCCGCGATGGTGGCCGGCTGCGCGGTTCCGAGAATGCTCCAGGAGCCTTTCGAGAAGGGGGTCTACAGGGACATCCTCGAGCGCCAGGAGCAGAACATCCCGATCGACGACGACAAGCTGAAGAAGCTTCCGGCGCTGACCGGCGCCGACTACGAGAGGCTCGGAGATACCTATCTTTCGAGAGGCCAGCTGGGAATGGCGCGCGCAAAATACCAGAAAGCGCTCGAGCTGGAGCCCTCCGAGTGGAGGCTGCAGTACAAGGTCGGGACGATCTACCTGCGCGAGAACAATCCGAGCGAGGCGCTTCCGTACTTCCGTGAGATGATCAAGCACGACCCGAGCAGCGCCTACGGCTACGAAGGCGAGGGGCGCGCGCTGCTCGCGATGAAGGACCACGAGGCCGCCGAGAAGTCTCTGGAAAAGGCCGTCCACCTCGACTCTTCCAGCTGGAAGGCGCAGCTCGCGCTCGGGATGCTTTACGACGACCTCGGGCGTATCGACGAAGCAATCGCCGCGTACGAAGCCGCGCTGCGCATCCGGCCCGGCGAGGCCTCGATCCTGAACGACCTCGGCGTCGCCTACTACCTGCGCAAGGACTACGCGAAGTCGATCGAGACGCTCGAGAAGGCGCTGCGCACGGCCAGGCCCGAAGACCGCAAGCGGGTCTACAACAACCTCGGCCGCGCCTATGCGCGCACGGGTGCGTATCCTCGCGCCGTCGATGCGTTCCGGCGCGGCACCGATCTGCCGACAGCGTACAACAACGTCGGCGTCGTGCTGCTCGAGCAGGACAAACCGGCCGAGGCTGCCGGCTGCTTCGAAAAGGCCATCGCGAGCGCCGGATCGTACTACGCTGCTGCGCACGACAACCTGGCGGCGGCCGAGGATCGTGCCCGCGGCGCCAAAGGCGGCGGCGGACAGATCGCCTGCCCATAG
- a CDS encoding type II secretion system F family protein has translation MEATTTTPILYISVLAFISCFLAVLGIAGVMDVARGRRDLRARVVGTNDGAARPEDQTGLGYFRELFMSLLRRIGEANQDKKETGQGSPLMQRLMSAGYRREQAPQIFTGVKVLFAVVLPVVTFILPIPALQESSLVSNLFAYLVMAAIGLYGPELWLYQVSSGRKLRITNGFPDALDLLVVCIEAGLGLDAAIFRTGAELAMAHPDLCEELHLVSLELRAGLPRSQALTNLGWRADIAEVKSLVALLIQTDRFGTSVGQALRVHSDAMRTQRTQRAEEMAGKLPVKLLFPLMFFIFPAIFIVILGPAVIQGMRILLPTLSGK, from the coding sequence ATGGAAGCGACAACCACGACTCCGATCCTGTACATCTCCGTGCTGGCCTTCATCTCGTGCTTCCTGGCCGTGCTCGGCATCGCCGGTGTCATGGACGTCGCACGCGGTCGCCGCGACCTGAGGGCCCGCGTCGTCGGTACCAACGACGGGGCCGCGCGTCCCGAGGACCAGACCGGCCTCGGCTACTTCCGTGAGCTGTTCATGAGCCTTCTGCGCCGCATCGGCGAGGCGAACCAGGACAAGAAGGAAACCGGTCAGGGCTCTCCGCTGATGCAGCGCCTGATGAGCGCGGGCTATCGCCGCGAGCAGGCCCCGCAGATCTTCACCGGCGTCAAGGTCCTGTTCGCGGTGGTGCTCCCGGTGGTCACGTTCATCCTGCCGATCCCCGCGCTGCAGGAGTCGTCGCTGGTCTCCAACCTGTTCGCGTACCTGGTGATGGCCGCGATCGGACTTTACGGGCCGGAGCTGTGGCTCTACCAGGTCAGCAGCGGCCGCAAGCTGCGCATCACCAACGGCTTTCCCGATGCGCTCGACCTGCTCGTCGTCTGCATCGAAGCGGGTCTCGGCCTCGACGCCGCGATCTTCCGCACGGGCGCGGAGCTTGCGATGGCGCACCCCGACCTCTGCGAGGAGCTGCACCTAGTCTCGCTCGAGCTTCGCGCCGGCCTGCCGCGCTCCCAGGCGCTGACCAATCTCGGCTGGAGAGCCGACATTGCCGAGGTCAAGAGCCTGGTCGCGCTGCTGATCCAGACCGACCGTTTCGGAACCAGCGTCGGACAGGCGCTGCGCGTTCACTCGGACGCGATGCGCACGCAGCGCACCCAGCGCGCCGAAGAGATGGCCGGCAAGCTTCCCGTCAAGCTCCTCTTCCCGCTGATGTTCTTCATCTTCCCGGCGATCTTCATCGTGATCCTGGGACCCGCGGTGATCCAGGGCATGCGCATCCTGCTGCCCACTCTCAGTGGAAAGTAA